GTGGATTACCAAAACCTCTCATGGCCCCAGCCGGTGTAGTATTTGTATATACACCGTGACCATCATACATTTGATTTTCACAATAATATATGGAAAGACCCATGGCACCTAAAACTCCAGGTACTTCCGCACTAAAGCTACAATATGCTCCTCCATTTAAAACAGATGACATCTTTCTAGCAGTAAAGGTACCATCATTTTTAACACCAGTTTTCAAAGTTACATAGCCACTATGACGAGTATCTGATGCAATAAAATCCTCTTCGCGGTCATATACAACTTTAACAGGTTGTCCTGAAAGGATGGATAAGGCAACAGCAATAGGTTCTGCTTTTGCAGACAATCCAATACGAACACCAAATCCTCCACCAATATAAGGGGGATTTAATACTCTTATTTTGCTATACGGTAAATTAAATATACTAGCTAGAATTCTTCTAGTAGGATGGGGTGTTTGAGTGGTAGACCAAACTGTAACTTTACCTCCTACACTTACCTCAGCCACGGCAGCCTGAGTTTCTAACTGAGCTTGTTTTTGAACTGGCAATTTAAAGGTATGTTCAAATATGTGATCTGCAGATTGAAAACCTTCATCTATGTTTCCTTTTTCTATGTGAACCTTTTCCCCTAGAATATTATTTCCTTCTTCTGTAGGATGGATTTGAAATGCATCTTCTTTCATAGCCTCAAAGGGGTCATACACGGCAGGTAGAATTTCATATTCAACTTCAATTAATTTTAATGCTTCCTTTGCTATTTTCTCAGATACGGCAGCTACGGCAGCAACCTCGTCTCCCACATAACGAACTACTGAATCGAATAAGTATTGATCTTCCACAGGTTTTAAAGGTGGGATAGTAGTTAGTGCTGCCACTGATGTATTAAATTTTGCCCTAGACGTATTTTTATATGTGGCAACTGCCTTAACTCCAGGTAGGGCCTCTGCCTTTGTAGTATCTATTTTAAGTATTCGTGCATGGGAATGGGGACTTCTTAAGGTTTTACCATAAAGCATTTTAGGAAGTTTCATGTCCGTTGTGAACATGGCTTTTCCCATGGCTTTTTCAATTCCATCTAATTTTTTTACATTTTTACCTATAGTAGAATATTCTCTTTTCACTATTCTCCCTCCACAACAAGTTTTTCAGATCTACTTTTTTCACATACTGATAAAACTGCTTCTTCAATCTTCACGTAACCTGTACACCTACAAATATTACCAGAAATAGCTTCTTTCACATGTGACTTACATGGAGATGGATTTTTATCTAAAAGAGCTTTAGATGACATTATCATACCTGGAGTACAAAAACCACATTGTATTGCACCATGCTTAATAAATGACTCTTGTAATTCATGTAGATTATTACTAGTACCGATACCTTCAATAGTCTCCACAACAGAATCCATAGCGTGCATAGCTAAAACCACACATGAATTTACTGCATTACCATTCATAATTACAGTGCAAGCACCACATTCTCCTTGGCCACAACCTTTTTTTGTACCTGTTAATTGAAATTTATCTCTTATTATATCTAATAAAGTTTCATCTGGAGATACATATACTTCTACCATTTCTCCATTTAATGTAAACTTCAATAATTTCTTTTCCACTTCGCTAACCTCCTGAGTTTTATATGTATTTTATACTGTAGCTTTTAATAGAGCTTCTTTTAAGGCCTTTTGTATTAGAACTTCTAATACTTCTTTTCTATATTCGGCTGAACCTCTTAAAGCACTACTTCTTGGATGAGCATATTGTGCCGCTACTTTTGAAACTTCAATAATCAAATTATCACTAATTGTGGACCCCTTTAAAAGCTCTTCAGCCTTTGTAGCTCTCATGGGTTTAGGGCCAACTGGAGACATAACAATTCTAGTCCAATCAACAGAAGAATCTTCATTTAAGGATACTACAACAGCTACATTTAGCATTGGTAGAGCCAATGCATTACGCTGGCTTAATCGAATAAAAGAACTTCCTTGATTTTTTCTAAGGGCTTTAAATTTCACATGTGTAACTAATTCTTTTGTTGAATCAACAACTGATTTACCAAGTCCCCTATACATGTCCTCTACAGGGATATATTTTACTTCATTACTATCTTTAACTTGTGCTATGGCTCCTAAAGCTACTAAGGCAACAGCTCCATCAGCTGCTGGCTGAGCTTTTACAACATTTCCCACAAGAGTAGCTGTATTTCTAATTTGAAGAGATCCAACAGTTCCACAAGCCTTAGATAATAAAGATCCTTTAGCATTTATCAACTCAGATTTATTCACTTGATTATGGGTAACTCCAGCTCCTATGATAATTTCTCCATCCTTTAGTTGGATTTTTTTTAAGGATTCAATTTTATTAATGTCGATAAGATGGCTGCATTCTATTTTCTCAGATTTTAAATCTAAGATTAAATCAGTACCCCCAGCAATTACTCTAGCATTGCCAGGAGATAGAGCCAAGCTCTTAATCACATCTTCTGTAGATTTAGCTATGATATAATCTTTTAACAACTTAATACCTCCTCTTAAAATTTTGTAAAAATTAATTTTTTCTCTTTATTTTCTTATAACCATATTTTCATATCACTTCGCATAGTTACAAATATTTTCAAATATTTACAAAAATATGGATTTGTTACTATATTTTATCAATTTTTGCAATGCTTTTCAAATAAGAAAGAGGATATGCATAATTGCATATCCTCTTTCTTAAATTAAACTTCCATAATTTTCACTTCATAGTCATGTATCATATACAAATCTAAACCTAATTACTTTAAGTTTAACATTCTTACTATTATGATTAATTTATACTTACCAATTATCATTTCCCCATTTATGCATAGCTTCTAATATGGGCATAACAGAATAGCCCTTTTCTGTCAAAGAATATTCAACCCTAGGAGGGACTTCATTATATTGTTCCCTATGGACTAGACCATTACTTTCTAACTCCTTTAGTTTTTGGCTTAACATTTTATGAGTTATACCAGGCATAAGACGTCTTAACTCATTATATCTATGGATACCCTCTACACCAAGATGCCAAAGGATAACAAGTTTCCACTTACCACCTATTATAGATAGGGTATTTTCTAAACAGCATTTTAATTTTCCATTTTCATCTACTTGTATTTTAGATTTACTCATACTTACCTCCTAACTACCCTTTTGGGTAGTATATACCTAAAAAGTGCATACTTTTTTATTATATTATATGAGTATAGAATAATATATACAAGTGAAGTATAAGATTAAAATGAAAAAAGGAGAGTTAACTATGAGTAATGTATATCCAAGAACTTTTTCACATATAGGTATATCAGTACCGGACTTAGATAAAGCAGTAGAATTTTACAAAGAAGTATTTGGGTGGTATGTATTGATGGAACCTAGTGAAGTAAAGAAAGATGATAGTGCTATTGGTGTTATGTGTAATGACGTATTTGGTGAGGATTGGGGATCATTTAGAATAGCCCATTTATCCACTGGAGATAAGATAGGAGTAGAATTATTTGAATTCTCACAAAATGAAAATCCTAAAAATAATTTCGAGTATTGGAAAACAGGATTGTTCCACTTTTGCATCCAAGACCCAGATATAGAGGGGTTAGTAGAAAAAATAGTTAAGTATGGTGGAAAGCAAAGAATGCCTATTAGAGAATATTATCCAGGGGATAAACCCTATAGAATGTGCTATGTGGAAGATCCCTTTGGAAATATATTTGAAGTATATAGCCATAGTTATGAGTTAACTTATTCTTCAGGAGCATATTAAAAGGAGGAGATTAAATATGGACATTATAAAAGGAATAATTGAAAGAAGAAGTATTAGAAAATATACAGATGAAAAAATATCTGATGAAAAAATTAAGGAAATATTAAAGGCGGGCATGTACGCTCCATCAGGTGGTAATGCTCAACCTTGGGAGTTTGTAGTAGTTAGGGATAAGGAGTTATTAAATGAAATAACTAAAATTCATCCTTATTCCCATCCATTAAAAGAAGCAGATTGCGCTATCATTGTATGTGGAAATCTAGAAAAGGAAAAGTTCAAGGATTTATGGATTCAGGATTGTTCAGCTGCCACTGAGAATATGCTTTTAGGAGCTCATGGATTGGGAATTGGATCCGTATGGCTTGGATTGTACCCGGAAATGGATAGGGTAGATGGTGTGAGAAAACTCATAAAAGCTCCAGAAAATGTGATTCCTTTTTCTATAGTATCTTTAGGCTATCCAGGAGAAGAAAGAACTGTTGTAGATAGATATGATGAAAATAATGTACATTATGAAAATTGGTAATTAGCAAATTATTAAAAAGGATATCTAAAAATTAGATATCCTTTTTAATAATCTTACATTTAAACTTCTACAATCTGTATATCTTCCATTTCATATCCACCTAAATTCTCAAGTTCATCTTTAAACTCTTGACTTTTTAGTATACTAATGAAATTATTTATCATATGAGTGTCAATAAACTTCTTTGGAACTAAAAAGTCATAATCTTCTAAACCAATAGGAATGAAGTCTAGATTCATAGTATTGGCCACAGATTTTACTCCCACACCCACATGGGCACTACCTGATAGAACACAAGAGGCTACATTCATATGGGTAGTCATTTCCCTTTCATAACCCCTTATTAGTGATGAATCTAAACCTAATTTCTTTAAATTATAGTCAAGGAGGACCCTTGTACCAGAGCCCTTTTGTCTATTTACAAATACTAAATCCTTATTTAATAAATCTTCAAATACTTTAATATTCTTAGGGTTGTTCTTTTGAAGGATAAAGCCCTGTTGTCGTTTTATCCCCTTTATTAAAACCATATCTTTATTTTTCAAGTATTTTTTTATATAGGACTCGTTATAGGTTCCTGTAAGTTCATCTAATAAATGGATAGGAGCCATATGGGCTTCTCCACGTTTCATGGACATGATACCACCTAAACTTCCCACATGGGCAGATGATAGGAAAATATTATTATGAGTTTTACTAATTATATTAGATAGTATATCTAGTATTAAATCATGGCTACCAATAGATACGATAGTGTTTTCTATTTCATTTTTATCCTTTAAAAGTTCAACTTCTACAGTTTTTCCACCTTGGATTCCTTCTAGTTCTTGAGGAATTTTCAATATGCCGTCGGCCCTAACTAAGGACATGGTAACTCCTGCACCACGATTTAGGGGAGTGGCAATAAATTTATCTTCCACTTTACCTATTTTCATACGAACAAATTCCTTGTGTTTAAGGGATGAAACTATTTTCTTAGATAAAGTAGCTTTTAATAGTTTTTTTTTCTTGTCCTTAAGAGATAAAAATTTATGTACTAAGGGTTTTACGAACTCTTCGAAGGATAAAAATGCTGATACAGGATAACCGGGAATTCCTATTACAGGAGTATCATTTACTATACCCAATATGGTAGGCTTTCCAGGTTTTATTGCTATACCGTGGACTAGAAGCTTACCTATGTTTTTAATAATAGTAGAGGTATAGTCCTCTGTTCCAGCAGAAGAACCGGCATTTATTATTACTATATCATTTTCATCACAGGCTCTTAGTATGGCCTTCTCAATTAAATTCATATTATCTATAACAGGTGGATATCTATTTGAAATACCACCGTATTCTTTAACTAAGTTTTCAAATACCCTAGAATTAGATTCAATTATTTTACCTGGAGACAATTCATCATGGGGCTCTACTATTTCTGTACCAGTAGGAATTAATCCTACCATTGGCCTTTTAGACACTTCCACCTCTAGGACTTGACCACAGAGCATGGCACCAATGTCCACTGGGTGTATTCTTTTAAAGGATGGAATTATCATTTCACCTGCCACCATATCCTCACCTACAGGTCTAATATGTTGCCAAGGATAAGCAGGTTTCATTATTTTTACATTATTATTATCTATTTCCATAACATCTTCTATCATTATTACAGCATCATAAGGAGGCATAATAGGATCACCCGTATCCACATATATAAAATCCTCATTTAATAAAAGTTTAACAGGATTTCTTTCATCTGCACCATAAGTGGAACTAGCCTTTACACAAATACCATCCATGGCAGAAGCATTATAATGGGGGCTAGAACTATTAGCAAAAACAGCCCTTGTAGTTATACGTCCCATACTATCTATTGTGGGTATTGTTTCTGTACTAACATATTTGTTTATTTTATCTATTTCATCAAAGAATAACTTTTTAGCTTCATGAAGCTCCATATTAGATAAATATATATTTCTATCAAATTTTTTCATAGTTAGCCTCCTTAAAATAAATAAACTTTAACTTTCTCACCAACACTGATACCTTCCTTATTCATTGGAATTTTAATATACCCCTGTGCTCTAGAGATTAAAGTAATCATTCCAGATTTTCCATGAACGGGATTTATAATATATCCATCAGAGCTTTCTTCTATGGTGACCATTTGATAGGTCTCCCTTCCAGGTGATGCGTGAATATTAGTAGAACATACACCTTCTAGAAATAATTCCTCATGAGTATTTAGGTGTAACAGGTTTTTAATGAGGTACTCTCCAAGTACTCTAAAGGCCATAATACAAGAAGCGGGCTGGCCTGGAAGACCTAATACGGCCTTATTATTTATCTTTGCTATGATAGTTGGTTTACCTGGTTTCATGGCAATTCCATGGATTAAAACTCCTGGAGAGCCTAGAGCATTTATCACATCTGGAGTCATATCTTTAGTTCCTACAGAACTTCCACCAGAGAGAAGTACTAAATCACTTTTATCTATAAAAGACTTTAATGTATCCTTTAAGTTATTAAAATCATCTTTTACTACTTTTTTTTCTATGACGTCACATCCGAGTTCTGTACATAGGCCTGATAGGGTATAGGTATTTATATCTCTAATAACACCAGGCTTAAGGTCTTCCTTTGGATCTATGAGCTCGTCTCCTGTTGATAATATACATATTTTAGGTTTAACAAAAACATCCACGTCAGTTATACCTACGGATGCTAATACACCTAAATGATGGGCTTTTATTTTAGTTCCTCTCGTAAAGAGTAATTGATCTTGTTTTATATCATCCCCAATATCCATAACATTTTCTTTAGGAGCTACAGATTTATGTATGGCTATTTCATCTTGAAATTTTTCTACGTATTCTATCATTACAACAGCATCAGCACCTTCAGGCAACATACCACCTGTAGGCACATACATACACTTGTCTGAGCATAGGTGGGATTGGTTATGTTCTCCCATATGAGCATCACCTATCAGGTTTATAAAAGCAGGTAAAGTTTCACTTGCTCCAAAGGTATCAGCAGATACTACTGCATAACCGTCCACTGTGGATCTCCTGAAATGAGGTACATTTTCGAGCGCGTAAATATCCTTGCTAAGTATTCTTCCTTGAGCATTTAATATATCTATAGTTTCTGAAGGAAGATCGTAACTTGAAAAGTTTTGGTCCATAATTTCTTTTACTTCACATACCTTTGTTACTTTAAACATTTCCATATTTCCACCCCATATCAGTATATTCTAGTGATAAAAACTTTCTAGTTTTCAAATTATCAGTCCTAAAAAAATTATTGTTTTCCTCCTTTTCGTAAATAATACCATCCTCTATATAAACTATTTCATCACATATTCGTTTGGCCTGTCCTATGTTGTGGGTAATTATGATGATTGTAGTGCCTAGAGGTTTGATTTTGTTTAATAAAATATGTTCTACCATCTCTATGGAACTAGGGTCCATGTTTGCGGTAGGTTCATCTAGTAACAAAAGTTCTGGTTTAAATACTAAAGCACGGGCTAATGCTACCTTTTGTCCTTCTCCTGCAGACAATTTGGTAGCCATTTGTTCCTTTAAATACTCTATTTTAAAATCTTTCATAATAGTTAAGACTCTATCTTCAATAGTTTTATTATCCATCTTCCTAATTTGTAGGGGATAGGATATATTATTAAAACAACTTCGATCTAGTAAATAAGGATTTTGACTAACATAAGTCATACCTTTTAGATTTTCAGAAGAGATGGGAGAACTTTCATAAAGTATTATGCCTTCAGTAGGTTTTTCTAAAGAAGCAATGATTTTTAATAGAGTGCTCTTTCCAGCGCCATTTGGGCCTACTATGCCGTATATTTTATTTTTTTCAAAGGTTAAATTACCTATATCTAGAACTTTTTTATTATTATAGATTTTATATAAGTTTTCCATAGTTATATTCATTATCTATCACCTGTCATATTGTATAAAATAGAGTTAGTAAAAAAGGATATGGAAAGAAGTACTAGTCCCATGGCTATGGACATGGAATAATTACCCATACTGTTATTCATAGCTATAAAACTAGTCATAACCCTAGTATGATTTTTTATATTTCCTCCTACTATCATTACTGCCCCAACTTCCGATATGGCCCTTCCAAAACCTGTTACTATACTCACAAGTATGGTCTTTTTCATTTCTCTAAAAAGAAGAATCAATGTGTCTAGGGGAGTACCACCTAGGGTTTTGCATACTTCTAGTATTGCAGGACCCCTTTCTTTAGTACTATTAAATACTATACCTATAATAATAGGAGTGACTAATAAAGTTTGAGCACTAATCATAGCAGTGGATGTAAAAAGAAGTTCATATTCACCTAAAGGACCTCTCCTTGAAATTAATATGGCAACTAAAAGACCTACTACAACGGGAGGTAGGGACATACACGTATATATGATTCTTGTGATTGTTTTTTTAAATCTGAAATTTTTAAGACCCATATAAAAACCAGCAGGAATACCAATTAAAGCTGATATTATTGTGGATGAGATAGATACATATATGGACAATAAAATTATTGAATATATTTCTGTGTTTAAGGATAAAAGAAGATTTATAGCTTCTTTAAATCCATCTAATATGTATGACATAGGTTCCTCCTTTTATAGGTGGTAATAGGACGATTATTAAATAATCGTCCTATAGTTTAATTAATTATTTAGCATTTGGAATAAATAGTGGTTGTCCAAACTTTTCTTTACCAAATTCTCCGATTAATTTTTGAGTTTCTTCACTTAAAATCCATTTAACGAATTCATCAGCACCAGCCTTATTTATTTTCTCATTTTTATCTGGATTTACTGGAATTACACCATATTGATTAAATAACTTAGAATCACCTTCTACTAATATCTCTAAATCTAATTTGTCCTTCATAGATAGATATGTAGCCCTGTCACTCATAGTGTATCCTTGAAGTTCGTTTGTCATTTGGATTACATCTCCCATACCCTTACCAGCAGATACATACCAATCACCACTCGGTTCCACACTAGCTTCAGTCCAGAATTTTTTTTCTTTTTTATGAGTACCAGAGTCATCTCCCCTAGATACGAATTTAGATTCAGAATCCATAATATTTTTTAGAGCACCTATAACATCATTAGGACATTTTTCCTTTAACTTTGCAGGATCGTCTTTAGGCCCAATTATGATAAAATCGTTGTACATAACATCACTTCTATTTACTCCATGACCTTCACTAACAAATTTTTCTTCAGAACTTTTAGCATGAACTAAAAGCACATCAGCTTCTCCATCTCTACCCATTTGAAGTGCTTTTCCTGTACCTACAGCTACTACTTTCACATCTATTCCAGCTTTTTCTGTAAAATCTGGAAGTATGTTATCAAGTAGTCCACTATTTTCTGTACTAGTAGTAGTTGCCAATATTATGGAAGCTTTTTCTTCTACAGGAGCTGGTGCGCTAGTTTCTTGGGAAGCAGGTTCCTCCTTTTTTCCACAGCCTGTTAACATTGTAAAGATTAAAAAAATACATAGTGTTAAAGATAAGATTTTTTTTACGTTCATGATTATCCCCCTCGTAAATTAGTAACTTAAAAAAATAATAATGCCAAATCCTTTAAAAGGATTGGGCCAATAAAAAAACATTCCAAAATTAGAAAAGGAATGCTTAATTAAACATTATAGAGTTAATTTCCTTTCCAACCATGGGAGGCACAAGGATTTCTCTTTGTACCTATAGGTCAAAAATTCTTAGTCTGTACCTTAGAATTTTTGACTCGGAAAAATAAAATTTTTAGAATTTACTAAATTATAACACAATTATAATTTATTAACAATATTTGGATATGACCTGGATTTAATTAGGATATACATACAAAAAATAAAGGAATATGTAGAAATTTAAAGAACTATAAAAGGTGCATGAAATAAGGGGGGATAATAAAGTGAGAGGAAGAAAATTAGTCCTGTGTTTAACTTTAATTATTATAATTTTTACATCAAACTTATTAATAGGAACTATATCTTATAAAGTAATGGAAGAAAGGGTGTATGGTTCTAGAATAGATGATATAAATGCTCTAGTTGAACAAGTGGCAAATAGGATAGATGATAAAATAGTAGAAAAGAAAAATTTATTAGAAAGTATAAGTAACAATGAGGATTTAATCTATTATATAGAAAATAAAGATAGAAATAATATAATAAATAGCCTAAGATCTTATAAAAAGATATATGAAGAAATAGAAGAATTATATTTGGGGAATGAAGATAAAGACATGTATCTATCTTCAGGAGATCCGTTACCAGAAGGTTATGATCCTACTGGTAGAGTTTGGTACAAGGGAGCCTTGGTAGAGAGAGATACTTTCTATGAGGATACTTATATAGATATTATAGGATCAAATATAATCCATACCATAAGTATACCAATGAAGACCAAGGGTACTAATATTATAGGTATGGATATAAAATTAAATAATATGGAAGATATATTAAGGCATATTCAAAATGGTGAAACCTCATATATGTTCTTAGTAGATGGAAATGGGAAAATATTAATTCATCCAAACAAAGAAGTTATAGGAAGAGATATTTTAAAAGAAGAATTTGCTCATGAAGTAATGGATTCTGATGCAGCAGTAGTATCCTATGTATTTAATGACGAAAATAAAATAGTTGTTTATAGAACGTTAAAATCAGGATTTAAATTAGTTTTCATGGCTAGGGAACAGGACCTTAGTAATGTAGATAAAGAAACTTTTATAATAATCATAGGATCTATAATACTAGTAACTATCTTGTTATGTACAATTCTCATTAAATTTTTATTTAAAGATAATAATGATTATGGAACATTTATTAATGATCATAAGGATGATAAATTAAAAGTGAAACTAGAAAAACTAAAAACTTATAGGTTAAATAATGCAATAACGGAAGAAGAGTACAATAGAAAAAGGGCAAGTATAATTGATGAATATGAAATTTAAAAAAAGGATGTGAATTTTCACATCCTTTTTTTATACAAAAGACCTATTAGCCCTTTAAAGTATGGTATGGGCGCTAGATTGGTGTGCTAGAGATCTCTTGTATATGTGGATATTTATTAGACGAATGAGCTAAGAAA
The sequence above is a segment of the Anaeromicrobium sediminis genome. Coding sequences within it:
- a CDS encoding winged helix-turn-helix transcriptional regulator, with amino-acid sequence MSKSKIQVDENGKLKCCLENTLSIIGGKWKLVILWHLGVEGIHRYNELRRLMPGITHKMLSQKLKELESNGLVHREQYNEVPPRVEYSLTEKGYSVMPILEAMHKWGNDNW
- a CDS encoding molybdopterin molybdotransferase MoeA, which gives rise to MEMFKVTKVCEVKEIMDQNFSSYDLPSETIDILNAQGRILSKDIYALENVPHFRRSTVDGYAVVSADTFGASETLPAFINLIGDAHMGEHNQSHLCSDKCMYVPTGGMLPEGADAVVMIEYVEKFQDEIAIHKSVAPKENVMDIGDDIKQDQLLFTRGTKIKAHHLGVLASVGITDVDVFVKPKICILSTGDELIDPKEDLKPGVIRDINTYTLSGLCTELGCDVIEKKVVKDDFNNLKDTLKSFIDKSDLVLLSGGSSVGTKDMTPDVINALGSPGVLIHGIAMKPGKPTIIAKINNKAVLGLPGQPASCIMAFRVLGEYLIKNLLHLNTHEELFLEGVCSTNIHASPGRETYQMVTIEESSDGYIINPVHGKSGMITLISRAQGYIKIPMNKEGISVGEKVKVYLF
- a CDS encoding substrate-binding domain-containing protein, with protein sequence MNVKKILSLTLCIFLIFTMLTGCGKKEEPASQETSAPAPVEEKASIILATTTSTENSGLLDNILPDFTEKAGIDVKVVAVGTGKALQMGRDGEADVLLVHAKSSEEKFVSEGHGVNRSDVMYNDFIIIGPKDDPAKLKEKCPNDVIGALKNIMDSESKFVSRGDDSGTHKKEKKFWTEASVEPSGDWYVSAGKGMGDVIQMTNELQGYTMSDRATYLSMKDKLDLEILVEGDSKLFNQYGVIPVNPDKNEKINKAGADEFVKWILSEETQKLIGEFGKEKFGQPLFIPNAK
- a CDS encoding ABC transporter ATP-binding protein encodes the protein MNITMENLYKIYNNKKVLDIGNLTFEKNKIYGIVGPNGAGKSTLLKIIASLEKPTEGIILYESSPISSENLKGMTYVSQNPYLLDRSCFNNISYPLQIRKMDNKTIEDRVLTIMKDFKIEYLKEQMATKLSAGEGQKVALARALVFKPELLLLDEPTANMDPSSIEMVEHILLNKIKPLGTTIIIITHNIGQAKRICDEIVYIEDGIIYEKEENNNFFRTDNLKTRKFLSLEYTDMGWKYGNV
- a CDS encoding ABC transporter permease: MSYILDGFKEAINLLLSLNTEIYSIILLSIYVSISSTIISALIGIPAGFYMGLKNFRFKKTITRIIYTCMSLPPVVVGLLVAILISRRGPLGEYELLFTSTAMISAQTLLVTPIIIGIVFNSTKERGPAILEVCKTLGGTPLDTLILLFREMKKTILVSIVTGFGRAISEVGAVMIVGGNIKNHTRVMTSFIAMNNSMGNYSMSIAMGLVLLSISFFTNSILYNMTGDR
- a CDS encoding molybdopterin biosynthesis protein; translation: MKKFDRNIYLSNMELHEAKKLFFDEIDKINKYVSTETIPTIDSMGRITTRAVFANSSSPHYNASAMDGICVKASSTYGADERNPVKLLLNEDFIYVDTGDPIMPPYDAVIMIEDVMEIDNNNVKIMKPAYPWQHIRPVGEDMVAGEMIIPSFKRIHPVDIGAMLCGQVLEVEVSKRPMVGLIPTGTEIVEPHDELSPGKIIESNSRVFENLVKEYGGISNRYPPVIDNMNLIEKAILRACDENDIVIINAGSSAGTEDYTSTIIKNIGKLLVHGIAIKPGKPTILGIVNDTPVIGIPGYPVSAFLSFEEFVKPLVHKFLSLKDKKKKLLKATLSKKIVSSLKHKEFVRMKIGKVEDKFIATPLNRGAGVTMSLVRADGILKIPQELEGIQGGKTVEVELLKDKNEIENTIVSIGSHDLILDILSNIISKTHNNIFLSSAHVGSLGGIMSMKRGEAHMAPIHLLDELTGTYNESYIKKYLKNKDMVLIKGIKRQQGFILQKNNPKNIKVFEDLLNKDLVFVNRQKGSGTRVLLDYNLKKLGLDSSLIRGYEREMTTHMNVASCVLSGSAHVGVGVKSVANTMNLDFIPIGLEDYDFLVPKKFIDTHMINNFISILKSQEFKDELENLGGYEMEDIQIVEV
- a CDS encoding nitroreductase family protein, producing MDIIKGIIERRSIRKYTDEKISDEKIKEILKAGMYAPSGGNAQPWEFVVVRDKELLNEITKIHPYSHPLKEADCAIIVCGNLEKEKFKDLWIQDCSAATENMLLGAHGLGIGSVWLGLYPEMDRVDGVRKLIKAPENVIPFSIVSLGYPGEERTVVDRYDENNVHYENW
- a CDS encoding FAD binding domain-containing protein is translated as MLKDYIIAKSTEDVIKSLALSPGNARVIAGGTDLILDLKSEKIECSHLIDINKIESLKKIQLKDGEIIIGAGVTHNQVNKSELINAKGSLLSKACGTVGSLQIRNTATLVGNVVKAQPAADGAVALVALGAIAQVKDSNEVKYIPVEDMYRGLGKSVVDSTKELVTHVKFKALRKNQGSSFIRLSQRNALALPMLNVAVVVSLNEDSSVDWTRIVMSPVGPKPMRATKAEELLKGSTISDNLIIEVSKVAAQYAHPRSSALRGSAEYRKEVLEVLIQKALKEALLKATV
- a CDS encoding cache domain-containing protein codes for the protein MRGRKLVLCLTLIIIIFTSNLLIGTISYKVMEERVYGSRIDDINALVEQVANRIDDKIVEKKNLLESISNNEDLIYYIENKDRNNIINSLRSYKKIYEEIEELYLGNEDKDMYLSSGDPLPEGYDPTGRVWYKGALVERDTFYEDTYIDIIGSNIIHTISIPMKTKGTNIIGMDIKLNNMEDILRHIQNGETSYMFLVDGNGKILIHPNKEVIGRDILKEEFAHEVMDSDAAVVSYVFNDENKIVVYRTLKSGFKLVFMAREQDLSNVDKETFIIIIGSIILVTILLCTILIKFLFKDNNDYGTFINDHKDDKLKVKLEKLKTYRLNNAITEEEYNRKRASIIDEYEI
- a CDS encoding (2Fe-2S)-binding protein encodes the protein MEKKLLKFTLNGEMVEVYVSPDETLLDIIRDKFQLTGTKKGCGQGECGACTVIMNGNAVNSCVVLAMHAMDSVVETIEGIGTSNNLHELQESFIKHGAIQCGFCTPGMIMSSKALLDKNPSPCKSHVKEAISGNICRCTGYVKIEEAVLSVCEKSRSEKLVVEGE
- a CDS encoding lactoylglutathione lyase family protein; the protein is MSNVYPRTFSHIGISVPDLDKAVEFYKEVFGWYVLMEPSEVKKDDSAIGVMCNDVFGEDWGSFRIAHLSTGDKIGVELFEFSQNENPKNNFEYWKTGLFHFCIQDPDIEGLVEKIVKYGGKQRMPIREYYPGDKPYRMCYVEDPFGNIFEVYSHSYELTYSSGAY